The following proteins are encoded in a genomic region of Streptomyces sp. NBC_01723:
- a CDS encoding monodechloroaminopyrrolnitrin synthase PrnB family protein, translating into MLLASPMRELDQLVAGSDPLDAARDASRLPALNRAGDIAGLDRLARTWHGRVAANVRDTVTAGAALRDLGFALASLERHGVDLRRVPGAEETLLRLGALTGEVPRDSVYTYALRNPENAVRSFTELPEEALFIREVRTAGVALRPAVDALLEALTLTAEDPVLPELLAEATRGFTVFAQSLLAVKRAITPQTFSGELRPYFPPMTVGGQVLYAPGGAQMTPLLVDILLIRPEPGDHAAEWYEGYLRENLPYLPAAYRAASDRARRHRPLLPRLVDEATAHSPVRPAAGRALAGLRSLMRELLRFRLPHLQLAKANMNIRPDGSLGSGGYTTDSLDHLAELTLARHRLLSGATTEK; encoded by the coding sequence GTGCTGCTCGCCTCACCCATGCGCGAACTGGACCAGCTCGTGGCCGGTTCCGACCCACTCGACGCCGCCCGCGACGCGTCGCGGCTGCCCGCCCTGAACCGAGCCGGTGACATCGCCGGCCTCGACCGGCTCGCCCGCACCTGGCACGGCCGGGTCGCGGCGAACGTGCGCGACACCGTCACCGCCGGCGCGGCCCTGCGCGACCTCGGTTTCGCCCTCGCCTCGCTGGAACGCCACGGCGTCGACCTCCGCCGCGTACCCGGCGCGGAGGAGACCCTGCTGCGCCTCGGCGCCCTCACCGGCGAGGTGCCCCGCGACAGCGTCTACACGTACGCGCTGCGCAACCCCGAGAACGCCGTGCGCTCCTTCACCGAACTGCCCGAGGAGGCACTGTTCATCCGGGAGGTGCGCACGGCCGGCGTCGCCCTGCGCCCCGCGGTCGACGCCCTGCTCGAAGCACTGACGCTCACCGCGGAGGACCCCGTGCTGCCGGAGCTGCTGGCCGAGGCGACCCGCGGGTTCACCGTCTTCGCCCAGTCGCTGCTGGCCGTGAAGCGGGCCATCACCCCGCAGACCTTCTCGGGTGAACTGCGCCCCTACTTCCCGCCCATGACCGTCGGCGGGCAGGTGCTCTACGCGCCGGGCGGGGCGCAGATGACCCCACTGCTCGTCGACATCCTGCTGATCCGGCCGGAGCCCGGCGACCACGCGGCGGAGTGGTACGAGGGGTACCTGCGCGAGAACCTGCCCTACCTGCCCGCCGCCTACCGCGCGGCGAGCGACCGGGCCCGCCGCCATCGGCCCCTGCTCCCCAGGCTGGTGGACGAGGCCACCGCGCACTCCCCGGTCCGGCCCGCGGCCGGGCGCGCCCTCGCCGGACTGCGCTCGCTCATGCGGGAACTGCTCCGCTTCCGCCTTCCGCACCTGCAACTCGCCAAGGCCAACATGAACATCCGCCCGGACGGCTCCCTCGGCAGCGGCGGCTACACCACCGACTCCCTCGACCACCTGGCGGAGCTGACGCTCGCCCGGCACCGCCTCCTGTCCGGCGCAACCACGGAGA